The Helianthus annuus cultivar XRQ/B chromosome 15, HanXRQr2.0-SUNRISE, whole genome shotgun sequence genomic sequence TTAACCTCGGAAAGCTTGATATAATCCCGCAATCTCCAGTTATGTTTCATGATGATCCAGAATCATGGAACGTTCAACTTTTCAGGTCAATTGATGGTGGGGCCGCTTACAGGTTCCCAGAAACACCAGAAGATGCAGCAAATTCAGGTCTTGTGTGTGGTAAAGATGACATAATTGACCGAAGTATTGAAGATGCTTATATTCACGCCATTCGCCGAGCCAAAAACTTTATTTATATTGAGAACCAGTACTTTCTTGGAAGCTCGTTTGGTTGGCTTGCTGATGATATAAAGGTCAAAGATGTTGGTGGGCTGCATTTAATTCCAAAAGAACTTTCTTTAAAGATTGTTAGCAAGATTGAGGCTGGAGAAAAGTTTACCGTTTATGTTGTTGTACCAATGTGGCTTGAAGGGATCCTGGAAAGGGCATCTGTTCAGGCGATAATAGACTGGCAAAGAAGGACTATGGAAATGATGTATAAAGATATTATtcaggctctacaaggtcaaggCCTTGAAGATGACCCAAGAGACTA encodes the following:
- the LOC110869405 gene encoding phospholipase D alpha 1-like; protein product: NVLVNLGKLDIIPQSPVMFHDDPESWNVQLFRSIDGGAAYRFPETPEDAANSGLVCGKDDIIDRSIEDAYIHAIRRAKNFIYIENQYFLGSSFGWLADDIKVKDVGGLHLIPKELSLKIVSKIEAGEKFTVYVVVPMWLEGILERASVQAIIDWQRRTMEMMYKDIIQALQGQGLEDDPRDYLTFFCLGNREAKRSREYEPPEPESNNHKAEEARRFMIHVHAKMMIVDDEYIIVGSANINQRSMDGAQDSEIAMGAYQLHHIATRTPARGQVHGFHR